The Halorubrum sp. BV1 genome contains the following window.
AGCGCGACGACGTGGCCGTCCTCCGCACGTTCTCGAAGGCGTACGGGCTCGCCGGGCTGCGGATCGGGTACTCCGTCGTCCCCGAGGAGTGGGGCGCGGCGTACGCTCGCGTCAACACGCCGTTCGCCGCGAACGAGCTGGCGTGTCGGGCCGCGCTCGCCGCGCTCGACGACGAGAACCACGTCGCGGAGGCGGTCGAGACGGCGCGGTGGGCGCGCAGCCACATCGCGGACGAACTCGACGCGCCGACGGTCGAGTCCGCCGGGAACTTCGTACTCGCGCGCGTCGGCGACGCAGAGCGCGTCGCGGACGCGGCACAGGACCGCGGCGTGATCATCCGCGATTGCACCTCCTTTGGACTCCCCGAACACGTCCGGATCTCGACGGGCACTCGCGACGAGACGCGGGAGGCGGTCGAGACGCTCAACCGAGTCCTCGCCGACCTCGACCTCGGTGTTCGCGCGTGACGGGTGACACGGAGGGAACCGACGGAGCCGACCGCGTCGCCGTCACCGGAACGCCCGGGGTCGGGAAGTCGACGGCGACGGCGCTGCTCGAAGACGAGTACGACGTGATCCACCTCAACGAACTGATAAAGAACGACGACGACCTGTGGACCGAGCGCGACGCCGACCGCGACACGCTCGTCGCTGACATCGAGGCGGTCCGCGAGCGCCTCGGCGACTGGTCCGGCGTCCTCGACTCGCACCTGGCACACCGGTTCGACGCCGACCGAGTCGTCGTGTTACGCTGTCATCCCGAAACGATCGAGCGGCGGCTCCGCGAGCGCGGCGAGCCGCCGGCGACCGCCGAGGAAAATGCGGAGAGCGAGGCGCTCGACGTGGTTCTCACGGAGGCGATCGCCGAACACGGTATCGAGAACGTCTACGAGGTCGACGTGACCGACGCCGATCCGGAGTCGGTCGCCGCGGCGGTCCGCGCGGTGATCGACGGAGAGCGCGAGCCGAGCGCCGGCACCGTCGATTTCATCGAGTACATGGGGGACGGCGAGAGTCGGACGGACGGATGACGCTCGATAAGTACCGCTCCGTCGCGGACCGCCTGCTCGGTCCCTGGGTGACGGCGGCCGCGAAGCTCGGGCTCTCTCCCGATCAGGTGAGCGTCGTCGCGTTCGGCGTGGCGGTCGCCGCCGGCGGCGCGTTCGCGGTCGGCACGGCGACGTTCTACGTCGTCGGTGCCGCCTGCGTCTTCCTCAACGGGTGGCTCGACCTCGTCGACGGCGCGCTCGCGCGCCGGCTCGACGTCGCCTCCGACGGCGGCGACCTCCTCGACCACGTGCTCGACCGGTACGCCGATATCGCGATCATCGCGGGGTTCACCGCGGGCGTCGACGCCTACGCGCTCGGCTTCCTCGCCGTGACCGGCGTGTTAATGACCTCGTACATGGGAACGCAGATACAGGCGGTCGGCATCGGCCGCGAGTACGGCGGGCTGCTCGGCCGCGCCGACCGCCTTGCGCTGATGGGTATCGTCGGCCTCGTCGCCGCCGTCTACGCCGCGCCCGTCGTCGCCGGCACCTCTGTCGTCGGGCTCCTCCTCGCGCTGTTCGCCGCGGTGGGGCACCTGACCGCCGTCCAGCGGTTCCTCGGCGCGTGGCGCGACCTGTGAGCGGTCGCCGTCACCGGCGAGGGAATATTTAAAAGGGTCCGGCCGGAACGGGGGGTATGCCCACCTTCGAACTCAACCTCTCCGACGACGTCTACGCGGAGTTCCAACAGCTCGCAGAACAGGAGTTCGTCTCCGAAGAGCAGGCCGCGGAGGACCTCATCGCCTCCGGGATCGAGGCGTACAACGTGAGCGTCGTCGACGACGACCCCCGCGACGAGATGCTCGACGGCGCGGAGAACAACATGTTCGACACCGCACAGGACCCCGGCAGTCTCGAAGACGACACGCTCTAGCGCCACCGGCCTCCGCAGCGCTGTTTTCGGATTAGAACCGCCCGCCGAGCAGCCGGTTCGCTACCAGCGCGCTCAGTGCGAGCGCCATCACGCCGGCGAGCAGGCCGAACGCGGG
Protein-coding sequences here:
- a CDS encoding adenylate kinase family protein, with amino-acid sequence MTGDTEGTDGADRVAVTGTPGVGKSTATALLEDEYDVIHLNELIKNDDDLWTERDADRDTLVADIEAVRERLGDWSGVLDSHLAHRFDADRVVVLRCHPETIERRLRERGEPPATAEENAESEALDVVLTEAIAEHGIENVYEVDVTDADPESVAAAVRAVIDGEREPSAGTVDFIEYMGDGESRTDG
- a CDS encoding CDP-alcohol phosphatidyltransferase family protein, with product MTLDKYRSVADRLLGPWVTAAAKLGLSPDQVSVVAFGVAVAAGGAFAVGTATFYVVGAACVFLNGWLDLVDGALARRLDVASDGGDLLDHVLDRYADIAIIAGFTAGVDAYALGFLAVTGVLMTSYMGTQIQAVGIGREYGGLLGRADRLALMGIVGLVAAVYAAPVVAGTSVVGLLLALFAAVGHLTAVQRFLGAWRDL